GTGCGCGACGTTGTTCCTGAGTCTGTGTTTGAGACAGTTTTTGCGCACTCCAGACCCGATTCATGTCTTCATCCACATAACGGCTGGCATCGTGATGCGCCGGGTCAAAGCGATCAAAAGCGTCCAGATTGCAAAAAGCCAGGATCAGCTTGCCGCGACGGGGTTGCACACCACGAGCGAGCAAGGCTTTCAAGGCCCAGGCTCCGCAAAGCTCATTACCGTGTATTAACGCGCTGATCATCACGGTTCGGCCCGCTTTACCGGAGTCCAGGCACCACAGGCCGAGAACACCGGTATTGCCCTGGCGCTCTGTTTGAATGTCGGGGTACGAAAGAGAAAAGGACATGCTAGGGGCTCCAGCACCCCGACCTGCGGCCGGGGGCCTGTTTTTTTATTCGGCTTGCAGTTTGGCCAGCTCAACCAGGCGGGCGTATTTATCGACTTCTCTGGCCTGAAATTCTGCTGCGTTCATGCCGGGGGCGTAAAGCGTAGCGCCATTCGACCGCATTTTCTCTTGCAGGCTGGACGATTCCAGGCTGTTATCCAAAGCCTGGCGTAAGGTCTGGGTGACGGATTCAGGCAAGTCCTTGGGGCCATACAAGCCGAACCAGACATTGATGTCGACTTTTTCAAAACCGGGCGTATCGGCCAGCGGCGGAATTTCCGGTGCAGCCGCAGACGCACGGGTTTCGGTAATGCCCAAGGGGACGATGGCACCTGCCCGTGCTTGTGACAGGCCCGAGGACAGGACCAGATAAGCGGTGTCCAATTGTCCACTCATCAGGTCCGAGACCAGAGGAGGCACGCCGCGATAGGGCACATGCATGGCAGTGGTGCCGGTGGAGGCATTGACCATTTCACCGGCCAGGTGCAGGGTGGTCCCCACGCCCGAGGAGCCAAAGCTGAAGGCTTCGGGTTGGGCAGCCCGCAGTTTTTGCGCATAGTCCGCCGCCGAGCGGATGCCCGATTTTTTGGAGGCGGCCAGCAGCAGGGGCTGAGAAGCAATCATGCCAATGGGCGTAAAGTCTTTCTGTCCGTCATAGCGCACGGCCTTGTTGATCATGCCTGCGATAATCATCTCGTTGGTGGAACCCAGCAGCAGGGTATAGCCGTCAGCAGCGGCACGCTGGACACGTTGAGCTCCAATCGTCCCGCCTGCGCCGCCCGCATTTTCGACCACCACCGTTTGGCCCAGACGGTTGCTGAGCTCTTCCGCCAGCAGGCGTGCAGTCAGGTCGACGCTGCCTCCGGCCGGATAGCCTACGACCAACGTCAGGCTGCGTGAGGGATAGGTGTCGGCATGGCTGATCGAAATGGGCAAGAGGCTACAGGCGCCTGCCAGGCTCAGTACCAGACTGCGTTTGGAGAAAGAAAAAGACATGATGTGCTCCCCGTTCGATGGATAGGGCTCCGGCCCGCAGCCCGGGTGGGTGCGTCGGGCGTGTTTATCCTTAGTTATGAAGGGGTATTGTGTCCGCTGCAGCTGATGCTGATGTGCTGTTACGGCACATAGCCGTGCTTTTTCAGCCGGCAGATCTGTTAACGAGCTTGCTGGGTAAAGGCCCAGACAGATTCGGCCAGATCCGAAAGGGGGGCGCGCGAGCGATACAGACGAACCTCAAAGGCAATCTCATCGCCCTTGCCGCCTAGCTGCACCAGCGTTCCGCGACGACATTCATTGGCAATCATGGACAAGGGCAGCCAGGCCACGCCCATGCCTTTTAATACTGAGCCCATGGCCGTGTCCAGCGAATCGCACCGTACCGTACTGACCAGAGGGTAGGGAAAGTGATGCAGCTTGTCGCCCAGAATCCGGGCCATGGCCAGACCGCCCGAATATGAAATCAAGGGTATGCTGCGCCCGCTATCGGCGTTGAGCTCATACAAAGGGTGGCCATTCTTGCGCCGTTGACAGGTCGGCACCAGTTTGTCGGTAGCGATGGTCATGTAGGTGACCTGTTCGGCCAGAAGCTCAATTGACAGGGCGGGGTGCTCATAGCAGCACAGAAAGTCTGTTTTGCCTTGGGCAAGCAGCTTGGCCATATCTGCCATCATGCCGGTGCTGATATCGATCGGTATGTGGGCGGACAAGGGGGCCTGGCTGCCTTTCTGAAGGCGGCTGACCCAATCGGTGACCAAGGTGCGCGCCAGACTGCGGCCAGTGGCGATGCGCAAATGACCTTGCCCTGTCTGCTCCGAGGCCTGCAATTGCCGACGTACCCGGTTGAGTTGCTCCAGTACTTGATGGGCGGTGTTGTAGAACACCTGTCCCTGGGCCGTGAGCGTGATGGGCAGGCTACCACGTTCCACCAGAGGGGTTCCGACCCAGGCCTCCAAGGCCCGGATACGGCGTCCAAATGCGGGGTGTGTGACGTGGCGTTGTTCTGCTGCCCGGACAAAGCTGCCTTCGCGTGCCAGGGTGAGGAAATCTTCAAGCAGTTTGAGCTGAGGCACGACAAGCACGCTCCTTAAAAGAATGCAGGCCTATTGATACCGGCTGCTGACCCATCGAAAGAGGTAGCCGAGCAGCAGGTCGTAAAAATGCCCCAAAATCGGCTCAAAGGCCATGATGTTGGGGCATCGGGCAGACCGTGTGTCTGTCACGGTTCAGACACGCAGGGAGATTAGAGCATGGCCAGACCGTTGGATTTTTCGACCAGATCACGGATGCGCACGGCATCACCGATACGAGAATAACGGCCTGAGGAATTCAGCAGCACAATAGCCACCTCCCGATCCTCGATTTTGGTCAACATTACCAGACATTCACCCGCTTCGTTGATGAAGCCGGTTTTGGAGACCTGGATATCCCAGTTGGCGTTTTTGACCAGACGATTGGTGTTATTAAAGACCAGTTGGCGGCCTCGCATGGGCTGGACGGAGTACTGGTCGTTGGTCGTGTATTGCTGAATGCGGGCATGCTGGCTGGTGGCGGTCAGCAGTTTGACCAGATCGCGCGGGCTGGCCACATTGTCGCTGGACAGGCCGGTGGGTTCGACAAAGCGCGTATTGCGCATGCCCAAGGCGCGCGCCTTGTCATTCATGGCGCGCACAAAGGCGGGCAGTCCGCCGGGATAATTACGGCCCAAGGCATGGGCGGCCCGGTTTTCTGACGACATCAGGGCCAGATGCATCATGTCGGCACGGCTCAAACGCGAGCCGACGCTCAGACGTGAGCTGGAATGTTTGACGCGATCCACGTCTTCGTCGATGATCTCCAGCATTTCATCCATAGGCAAGCCCGACTCGGCAACGACCAGAGCGGTCATCAGCTTGGAGATGGATGCAATGGGACGCACGGCGTCGCTGTTTTTCTGGTACAGCACCGTTGACGACTCCAGATCCTGCACAAATGCAATTTCCGAACGCAAGGCCGCATTCTGAATCAGGGCGTCATGTTTGAGGGCATTCAGGGCACGGCGACTATCGTTTTCGTTATAGCTGATAGGCTGCAGGTTTTTTTCGAAAACCAGGTGAGGCACGTTGTAGCTGATGGCGGCGGTGGCTTCCTCCTGGACGGAGGGCTCGGCCAGCGCCAAAGTCTGGGCCAGCGACGAAAGCGAAAAAGGCGCTAGAAATAAAACACATAGCGCACGGCGTATTAATTTATTTGTTCTGGTCTGAGGCATTTTTCAGTTCCCGGAGGGCGAGAAACAGAAGGGCGGAGAGAATTTATGCGCTTATGCTACCAGAAAAAATCCTCTTTATATTAGTATCTTACGGCTCAAAGTTAAAAAAAAATTAAGATGTCTTTGCGGTATCATTAAGAAACTTATTTTTATCTGTATAAAAACACAGTCTATGTCTTTGGTGAAATTTAAAAACAATAAAAAACCTGTTTTTATAAACAGTTTTTTAAATCGTTTGTGGACATCAATATCGCTGGCTTTGGTACTGCCGCTCGCACACGCCGCCTCATTAAGTTGGGATGGCGAGCAGCTCAGCAGTGCCATCACGCCCGCTTCGCCCAGCAGCCAGCAGTTCTTCATGCCAGCGCAAGCGGTACAGGCGCAGGCCTCATCGATTGGCAAGGTGGAGGTCAGCTACCACCATAATGGGCGCGCCATTTTGAAAAGCCGTTTGTGCCTGCAAGGAGGAAAGTGCGTGGATATGAACGGGTCGGTACTCAGCACCAGAGCCTTTGCGGGCCAGGATGCGCGTCTTGGTTTTGTGTTGATGCACGAGGTGTGGAGTTGGGCGGGTAGCACCGAACCGGTGCGCGTCCAGGCTTCGATCCGAGTCAATTACCAGCCTTAGTGTGACTGGCCGCGATGTGCATAATTGTTGTCTGTCTTTGATGCAACGCAAGGTCCAGGCCTAAAGAAACTCGTTCTGCTGCCGATATGTAGTCCTGATGCCCCTCGGGCCCATAACCAGGACTTGTGCATGAACC
This genomic interval from Alcaligenes ammonioxydans contains the following:
- a CDS encoding flagellar protein FlhE — translated: MWTSISLALVLPLAHAASLSWDGEQLSSAITPASPSSQQFFMPAQAVQAQASSIGKVEVSYHHNGRAILKSRLCLQGGKCVDMNGSVLSTRAFAGQDARLGFVLMHEVWSWAGSTEPVRVQASIRVNYQP
- a CDS encoding Bug family tripartite tricarboxylate transporter substrate binding protein; translation: MSFSFSKRSLVLSLAGACSLLPISISHADTYPSRSLTLVVGYPAGGSVDLTARLLAEELSNRLGQTVVVENAGGAGGTIGAQRVQRAAADGYTLLLGSTNEMIIAGMINKAVRYDGQKDFTPIGMIASQPLLLAASKKSGIRSAADYAQKLRAAQPEAFSFGSSGVGTTLHLAGEMVNASTGTTAMHVPYRGVPPLVSDLMSGQLDTAYLVLSSGLSQARAGAIVPLGITETRASAAAPEIPPLADTPGFEKVDINVWFGLYGPKDLPESVTQTLRQALDNSLESSSLQEKMRSNGATLYAPGMNAAEFQAREVDKYARLVELAKLQAE
- a CDS encoding LysR family transcriptional regulator produces the protein MPQLKLLEDFLTLAREGSFVRAAEQRHVTHPAFGRRIRALEAWVGTPLVERGSLPITLTAQGQVFYNTAHQVLEQLNRVRRQLQASEQTGQGHLRIATGRSLARTLVTDWVSRLQKGSQAPLSAHIPIDISTGMMADMAKLLAQGKTDFLCCYEHPALSIELLAEQVTYMTIATDKLVPTCQRRKNGHPLYELNADSGRSIPLISYSGGLAMARILGDKLHHFPYPLVSTVRCDSLDTAMGSVLKGMGVAWLPLSMIANECRRGTLVQLGGKGDEIAFEVRLYRSRAPLSDLAESVWAFTQQAR
- the pbpG gene encoding D-alanyl-D-alanine endopeptidase; the protein is MALAEPSVQEEATAAISYNVPHLVFEKNLQPISYNENDSRRALNALKHDALIQNAALRSEIAFVQDLESSTVLYQKNSDAVRPIASISKLMTALVVAESGLPMDEMLEIIDEDVDRVKHSSSRLSVGSRLSRADMMHLALMSSENRAAHALGRNYPGGLPAFVRAMNDKARALGMRNTRFVEPTGLSSDNVASPRDLVKLLTATSQHARIQQYTTNDQYSVQPMRGRQLVFNNTNRLVKNANWDIQVSKTGFINEAGECLVMLTKIEDREVAIVLLNSSGRYSRIGDAVRIRDLVEKSNGLAML